A part of Caretta caretta isolate rCarCar2 chromosome 1, rCarCar1.hap1, whole genome shotgun sequence genomic DNA contains:
- the LOC125639956 gene encoding uncharacterized protein LOC125639956, which produces MQSSSAQVTMMESQNRKRAPAWTEREVRDLIAVWGEESVLSELRSSFRNAKTFVKISQGMKDRGHNRDPKQCRVKLKELRQAYQKTREANSRSGSEPQTCRFYDELHAILGGSATTTPAVLFDSFNGDGGNTEAGFGDEEDDEEEEVVDSSQQASGETGFPDSQELFLTLDLEPVTPEPTQGCLLDPAGGEGTSAACVSMITGSSPSQRLVKLRKKKKRTRNEMFSKLMLSSHTDRAQTNAWRQIMSECRKAQNDREERWQAEDRAEAQMWRQRDERRQDSMLRLLQDQTSMLQCMVELQQRQLEHRLPLQPLCNQPPSSPSSIASTPRRPRTQWGGLRPTSHSTTEDCPKKRRLSFNKF; this is translated from the exons atgcagagctcatcagcacaggtgaccatgatggagtcccagaatcgcaaaagagctccagcatggaccgaacgggaggtacgggatctgatcgctgtttggggagaggaatccgtgctatcagaactccgttccagttttcgaaatgccaaaacctttgtgaaaatctcccagggcatgaaggacagaggccataacagggacccgaagcagtgccgcgtgaaactgaaggagctgaggcaagcctaccagaaaaccagagaggcgaacagccgctccgggtcagagccccaaacatgccgcttctatgatgagctgcatgccattttagggggttcagccaccactaccccagccgtgttgtttgactccttcaatggagatggaggcaatacggaagcaggttttggggacgaagaagatgatgaggaggaggaggttgtagatagctcacagcaagcaagcggagaaaccggttttcccgacagccaggaactgtttctcaccctggacctggagccagtaacccccgaacccacccaaggctgcctcctggacccagcaggcggagaagggacctctg ctgcatgtgtttcaatgatcacaggatcttctccttcccagaggctagtgaagcttagaaagaaaaaaaaacgcactcgcaatgaaatgttctccaagctcatgctgtcctcccacactgacagagcacagacgaatgcgtggaggcaaataatgtcagagtgcaggaaagcacaaaatgaccgggaggagaggtggcaggctgaagacagggctgaagctcaaatgtggcggcagcgtgatgagaggaggcaggattcaatgctgaggctgctgcaggaccaaaccagtatgctccagtgtatggttgagctgcagcaaaggcagctggagcacagactgccactgcagcccctctgtaaccaaccgccctcctccccaagttccatagcctccacacccagacgcccaagaacgcagtgggggggcctccggccaaccagccattccaccacagaggattgcccaaaaaaaagaaggctgtcattcaataaattttaa